TGTCGCCTTCATCACTGCTGCGCCAATGCCGAACGTCTCGGTCGCAAACTTCGCCTTTCCGATCAGGGAAACACCTGTGCCCGGCGTATAGGCTTCAAAAAACGTCGGCGTGGTTGCGGTAACGTCGAACCCGAACCCGCCTTCCGTTGAGCCGAGTAGCTGGACGCCTGTCTGCGCGGTGACGAAATCGATCGGGGAGTTGCCGATGAGCGGGTTGCCCTGCGTTGCGGCTCCGTCGGAGTACCCGCGAAAGTTAAACGGGCCGGTAACGGGCGTGCCGAATCGGAGTGTGATCTCCTCGCTCAGGAGAAAATCCAAAGCCACATAGTCGACGGCGGGAGAGAAGCTGTTGCCGCCAGATCCGAAGTCATTCGGCTCGTGTCCGAAGTCGACAAAGAAGGAGATCCGCTCGTGGATGTCTGCCGAAACCTCGAAGTTGACGCGGACGCGCTGGAAACCGAACTCTGCTTCACCGGGGAGTGTATCGTCCGCATCGACGCGCACGAACTGCGCTCCTTGCATAGCTTTGACCCCGAAACTGAGCCGGTCCATTAAATCATCGCCGTCCTGGGCAACCGAGGGGCTTGCGGCCAGGAAAACGAAAAGTGCAGCGGTAAAAAACGCGGTGACTCGTTGCAACTTATTCATAGCAGGTACCGAGTTTTCGAGAGTTGAAGGAGTAACATCGCTTCAGAACCTGTTCGGTGGAAAACGTCGCAGTCGACGCGACGCCGCAGTCCGCCAAACACGTTTACATTGCACCTTCTGCACGGTGCACATTAGGACCTCATCTTTCGTCGAAGGGGAAAGAATGACCGCGGCGTGCAGGAACCACTGTCTGAGCCCGACAGCAGGAAAAGAACCTCGGTCGGTGTGCCGGCACATCCATGAGCGTCGGGGTCAGGAGTACACAGTGGCGGCTACCCACAAGGCGACTATGCACGGACTTGCATGGCAGGCCGTCTGCGTACGCCGAAACGCTTGATGCGGCCGCGGACGGGAAGGGGCAACGCGACGGGGGCTGCCTGACAACCCAAGAAAAACGAGGCGACTCGCTCAGGTCGTCAGACAGAACTCCTCAGGCTACGGAAGAGACGGTTCGCATGGAGAAAGAACAGATACCTCAGGACTCAGCCGCACACAGGCCGACTTCCTGTCGGTCAGACAGGAGAAACCTCCCCGTGTGCTGGCGCATCACGTCGTCGATTTCACCTGCGTTGTTTCAGACGTGAGAATGTAGCTCTGAGCCAGCTCGGTGAAGGCGTTGACTTGTTCATCCACCCAGTCTTGACTGTGGTCAAGCTCCTCGGCCATTAGCTGGGCAACCTCGGGTGCAATGTCGACGGCGGCTTTTGCGTTGAGGAGGAGGGAGCGGGTTCGGCGTGCAAGGATATCTTCGACCTGTCGTGCCATCTCGTGACGCGTGCCCCAGACCACCATGGCCTTCCGGATCGGGAGTCGCTTGTCGAGTTTTTCCGAAAGCTCCGGTCGGTCGCGCATCAACCCTTTCAGGCCGGGGGCATCGGAGCCATACTGCGACAGATCGCCGAACTGCTCCGGGTGCTCATGCCAGCCATGAATGTGGAGGTTCTTCGTGACAGACGGGCGTTCGTCGACGTCGGCGAGGGTCGCGGCCTGGTCGATCGTGTCTTCGGCCATCTTCCGGTAGGTTGTCCACTTGCCGCCCGAGATGGTCACAAGCCCGTTGTTAGAAATGTGGAGCACATGCTCGCGCGAGATGTCCGACGTGTCACCGGCTGGTGCATCTGGCCGGGTGACCAGAGGACGAATTCCGGCGAAGGCGCTGAGAACGTCGTCGGGGGTCGGGTCCTTCACGAGATAGCGTCCCGCGTGCTCGATCAGGAAATCCAGTTCCTCTTGCATGGGCACCGGTTCCATGGTCGGACCATCCACCTCGGTGTCGGTCGTTCCAACGACGATTCGGTTCAGCCATGGAATGGCGAAGAGCACGCGGCCATCGTCCGTCTTGGGGACCATGATCGCACTGTCGCCCGGGAGGAATGACTTATCGAGAACGATGTGCACGCCCTGACTCGGACGGAGCGTGTCCCTGACATTCGGGTCGTCCATCTTCCGGATCGAGTCCGTAAAGATTCCGGTAGCGTTGATGACAGCTTTGGCGTGCAGTCGGTACTCTTTGTCGTTCTCCTGGTCCACCGCGACGACTCCGTTTACGACACCCTCATCGCTTTTAATGAGGTCGGTCACCTTCACGTAGTTGAGTGCGATGCCTCCCTGCTCGACCACGGTTTGCGCCATGTTCACGGCGAGGCGCGCATCATCGAACTGGCCGTCGTAGTAGATCACGCCGCCACGAAGGCCCTTGGGTTCGATTGTAGGAAGGTGCTTGAGCGTTTCCTCACGCGAGAGATGCTTCGAGCGGCCGAAGTTCTGCCGGCCGGCCAGCATGTCGTATACCTTCATGCCGATCCCATAAAATGGGCCTTCCCACCAATCGTAGTTCGGAACGACGAAGGCGAGATTGTGCACGAGATGCGGCGCATTTTCCTGGAGGAGTCCACGCTCTTTGAGAGCCTCCAACACCAGGGAAATGTTACCCTGCTGCAGGTAGCGGACGCCACCGTGGACCAGTTTGGTAGAGCGACTGGACGTTGCCTTCGCAAAGTCATGCATCTCAAGCAAAAGCGTGTCGTAGCCGCGTGAGGCGGCTTCAATCGCGACGCCTAAACCGGTCGCGCCACCCCCGACGACGATAAAGTCAAATGCCCCTTCATGGTCTTCAAGGGCTCGAATACCCGTATCGCGTTGCATGTAATTGTTGGATGAAGCGAAAAAGGATGCGTGGAGCCACACGGTCACGCCCCCGCCCGACACGGGGCCAGGCGGGAGCACGAACCGGTAGATAGCTTATTCGGCGGGTACGGCGTCTTCTTGCTGCTGCTCTCGCTGGTCACCACCCAGTGGTTCTTCCCAGGCTTTGGAACGCTCAAGCGCTTTGTCCCAACCAGCTCTCAGTTCGTCGACCATCGCGTCATCCATCTTCGGTGTGAATCGACGGTCGACTTCCCATTGAGACTTGATGCTCTCAAGGTCATCCCAGTAGCCTACGGCAAGCCCGGCGAGGTACGCGGCTCCGAGCGCTGTCGTCTCAAGGGTCTGCGGCCGCACGACCGGCACACCGAGAATGTCGGACTGGAACTGGAGTAGGAGATTGTTCGCGGCAGCCCCACCGTCGACGCGGAGTTCCGGCGTTTCAATGCCGGAGTCTGCCTCCATTGCCTCCACGACATCCGCAACCTGGTAGGCAATGCTCTCGATTGCAGCGCGACAGAGATGCTCCCGGGAAACGCCGCGTGTGATGCCGGCGATGACGCCGCGAGCGTACTGATCCCAGTGGGGGGCACCAAGACCTGCGAAGGCGGGGACAACGTAGCAGCCGCCGTTATCGTCAACCTTTCTAGCCAGTTCCTCCACTTCGGACGAGTTGCGGATAATCTTTAAGCCGTCTCGCAGCCATTGGACGACCGCCCCCGCGATGAATATTGATCCTTCCAGCGCGTACGTGGTCTCACCGTCGAGCTGGTAGCCTATGGTCGTAAGGAGATTGTTTTCTGACTTGACCGCCTCAGTGCCTGTATTCTGCACCATGAAGGCGCCGGTACCATAGGTGTTTTTCCCCATGCCGGGTTCGGTACACATCTGACCGAACAGCGCAGCCTGCTGGTCACCGGCGATTCCTGCAATGGGAAGTTCGGCGGCAAAGATGTCGCCGGCTGTGGTTCCATAGACCTCACTGCACGACCGGACGTCCGGTAGCATGCTCTTCGGGATGTCGAGTATATCAAGAAGCTCGTCATCCCACTCGTTCTCATGGATGTTGTATACGAGCGTGCGAGATGCATTTGTGGCATCCGTGATATGCTTCTGTCCCCGCGTCATTCGCCAGACGAGCCACGAGTCCACCGTGCCGAAGCAGAGGTCTCCGGCCTCGGCCTTCTCACGAGCGCCATCCACATTGTCGAGAATCCATTTGATTTTGGTTCCACTAAAGTACGCATCGATAATAAGACCGGACTTTTCCTGAAATGTATCGACGTATCCTTGCTGGCGCAGGTCGTCGCAGATACCAGACGTTCGCCGATCCTGCCAGACGATGGCATTGTGGATCGGCTGGCCGGTCTTCCGATCCCAGACAATCGTAGTCTCTCGCTGGTTTGTAATTCCAATTGCGGCAACGTCGGAGGCGTCGATACCTGCACGACTGACGGCCTCCGCCGCCGTGCCGATTTGGGAGGACCATATTTCGTTGGGGTCGTGCTCGACGTGCCCTGGCTGCGGAAAGATTTGCTCGAACTCCTTCTGGGCCGTGGCCTTGATCTGACCATGGTGGTCGAACACGATGGCTCGAGAACTCGTGGTGCCTTGGTCGAGAGCGAGTATGTATTGCATGAGAGCCTTAATGGTAACGTGAGGAGAACAAGAGAGCGCCGCCGTCGGAGTCGCTGTTTTTTTCGGTTCAGTTCTAACGTTTTCCGAGATCAGGCGCGCGAAGTCGGCACGTAAGCAAGGGGAACGCTACCTATGGGGAGAGGCATCACCCGGATGAAAGACGGGAAGGAGCATTCGAAGCGCTTCCAGTCGAGTCCGCGCGTTTTCTCTATGTCCCACGTACCGGGGACCGAAGTCGCCGTCATGCCTCGTTCGGCTAATTGGCACGGCGGCCTGAAATATGTAGTATTCGTTAAGTAATGTTCGTTTCTATCATGAGAAGGTCAAGTGGTTTTGACAACATCTAGAAACAAATTACCGGTCTGATCCAGAAATCCGTCCCCCGATGAAGCAAATACGAGGGCCGTCTCTTGCCCTTCACGCGATAAAATGTGTATTTTGAATTTAGAAAATATGAAGTGGGGAAGATAGGCCCGCACCGTTTTGTTGTCGGCACCGCACCCGGTCATTGGAGATCGAATCTCCATTGCACGTCTTCCATCTGCATTCCATATCGACATCGGAAAGTTATGAGCGCATCATCCCACGAAATCCCTTCTGTGTCTGGAACGCTCGAGTCCTTTATGACGCTTGAGCAGTTTATTATCGATCATCAGGAGGAGTCGCAGCACTCGACGGGCGCGTTCTCTCGACTCATTCGAGATATCAGCGTTGCAGCAAAGATCATCAATCGGAATATTCGTCGCGCGGGATTGCTCGATGTGTTCGGGGCCAGTGGTGAGATCAACGTACAGGGCGAAGTACAGAAGAAGCTAGACGTGATTGCGGATGAGGAGATCGTACGGGCTCTCCGGAAGGGTGGCGAGTGTCGTCTAATTGGCTCTGAAGAGCAGTCCGAGACGATGTCGATCGGAGATGATCAAGCCTCCGTCGGACGGTACGCTGTCTACTTCGATCCGCTCGACGGCTCGTCCAATACCGACGTAAACGCGTCTGTCGGGTCTATATTCAGCATTTATCACCTCGGCGCACGGAACGAACGCTCGTCGACGCTTGAGGAGGTTTTGCAGCCTGGGTCGAAGCAGGTAGCGGCTGGTTACGTGGCGTATGGCTCATCGACAATGTTCGTCTACACGACGGGGGACGGGGTTAATGGCTTCACGCTCGATCCTGAAATCGGAGAATTTGTGCTATCGCATCCCGATATCCGTATTCCAGACCAGGCGAAAATGTATTCCATTAACGAGGCGGATTTCGATGACTTTAGCGCCGGGGTTCGTCGGTATCTGCGGTGGCTAAAACGTCCAGATGAGCACGGGTATCGACCCATTCGGCACCGGTACATCGGCGCTTTCGTTTCTGACTTTCATCGCAACCTCATCACTGGCGGGATATACATGTACCCGAAAACGGCGACAAGTCCGGAAGGAAAACTTCGGTTGATGTATGAAGCAAATCCACTCGCTTTCATTGTGGAGCAGGCTGGTGGGGCCGCTTCGGATGGGAAGCGTCGCATTTTGGATATCGTCCCGGATGACTTGCATCAGCGCACTCCCGTTTTTATCGGTAACACAGACCTCGTGCAAGAACTCGAGCGTCAACTCGAGGCGTCTGTTGAAGCAGCCTAATTGAACTCGCTCGGATACCGTGCAGTAGGGTTGTGACGATCCGGATACAGATTCTCTTGCCGGGTCCATTCGTCTTTTTTCGCGTTGCTCGAAGCGTCACGACCTCGCTGATAATCCGAATTTGACGTCACTTCAGCATGCAGCCGGAGTCTTTTCTAGATGGGCAACCGTCCCCACGCGCAGCCCCGACGGTTCGAGTCGATCAGATGCAACGTCCCGATACGTGGACGTTTGAGTTTCGGGGATTTGGATCAGCTGCTTTTCGAATTCTCGACCGTCTTCGTGAGACGCCACACATCGATCAGTACCAAGATGAAAAGCCGGGTGTCACGGATGATCTCAAAGACCCCTTTCGCCGGTACCGTGACGACCTCGTTGTACAATGGGTCCTGCCGAATCGCCTCGATTTTGAGACCGAGCGGCATGTGTTTAGCCGTCTGTTGAAGAATGACTTCGGGGCTGGCGGGTGCCACGACAACCTTTGGATGGCCTTCTATCGGCCTGAGACGAAGCGACTAAAGGACGTACAAATCTCTCATCGCATTTCGCCAGACGGCTTCGACATCGGCATTTACGTCGGGTCGCATGCGAAAGACCTTCTCCAACAGGCGCGCTCTCGAATTGACGATGCGCCGGAGACGTACCTCGATCTGATCAACCCGCTTATCGGTCGCGACAATTGGCGGTTTTCGCT
This DNA window, taken from Longibacter salinarum, encodes the following:
- a CDS encoding glycerol-3-phosphate dehydrogenase/oxidase, producing the protein MQRDTGIRALEDHEGAFDFIVVGGGATGLGVAIEAASRGYDTLLLEMHDFAKATSSRSTKLVHGGVRYLQQGNISLVLEALKERGLLQENAPHLVHNLAFVVPNYDWWEGPFYGIGMKVYDMLAGRQNFGRSKHLSREETLKHLPTIEPKGLRGGVIYYDGQFDDARLAVNMAQTVVEQGGIALNYVKVTDLIKSDEGVVNGVVAVDQENDKEYRLHAKAVINATGIFTDSIRKMDDPNVRDTLRPSQGVHIVLDKSFLPGDSAIMVPKTDDGRVLFAIPWLNRIVVGTTDTEVDGPTMEPVPMQEELDFLIEHAGRYLVKDPTPDDVLSAFAGIRPLVTRPDAPAGDTSDISREHVLHISNNGLVTISGGKWTTYRKMAEDTIDQAATLADVDERPSVTKNLHIHGWHEHPEQFGDLSQYGSDAPGLKGLMRDRPELSEKLDKRLPIRKAMVVWGTRHEMARQVEDILARRTRSLLLNAKAAVDIAPEVAQLMAEELDHSQDWVDEQVNAFTELAQSYILTSETTQVKSTT
- the glpK gene encoding glycerol kinase GlpK, whose amino-acid sequence is MQYILALDQGTTSSRAIVFDHHGQIKATAQKEFEQIFPQPGHVEHDPNEIWSSQIGTAAEAVSRAGIDASDVAAIGITNQRETTIVWDRKTGQPIHNAIVWQDRRTSGICDDLRQQGYVDTFQEKSGLIIDAYFSGTKIKWILDNVDGAREKAEAGDLCFGTVDSWLVWRMTRGQKHITDATNASRTLVYNIHENEWDDELLDILDIPKSMLPDVRSCSEVYGTTAGDIFAAELPIAGIAGDQQAALFGQMCTEPGMGKNTYGTGAFMVQNTGTEAVKSENNLLTTIGYQLDGETTYALEGSIFIAGAVVQWLRDGLKIIRNSSEVEELARKVDDNGGCYVVPAFAGLGAPHWDQYARGVIAGITRGVSREHLCRAAIESIAYQVADVVEAMEADSGIETPELRVDGGAAANNLLLQFQSDILGVPVVRPQTLETTALGAAYLAGLAVGYWDDLESIKSQWEVDRRFTPKMDDAMVDELRAGWDKALERSKAWEEPLGGDQREQQQEDAVPAE
- the fbp gene encoding class 1 fructose-bisphosphatase, which codes for MSASSHEIPSVSGTLESFMTLEQFIIDHQEESQHSTGAFSRLIRDISVAAKIINRNIRRAGLLDVFGASGEINVQGEVQKKLDVIADEEIVRALRKGGECRLIGSEEQSETMSIGDDQASVGRYAVYFDPLDGSSNTDVNASVGSIFSIYHLGARNERSSTLEEVLQPGSKQVAAGYVAYGSSTMFVYTTGDGVNGFTLDPEIGEFVLSHPDIRIPDQAKMYSINEADFDDFSAGVRRYLRWLKRPDEHGYRPIRHRYIGAFVSDFHRNLITGGIYMYPKTATSPEGKLRLMYEANPLAFIVEQAGGAASDGKRRILDIVPDDLHQRTPVFIGNTDLVQELERQLEASVEAA